A genomic segment from Epinephelus fuscoguttatus linkage group LG17, E.fuscoguttatus.final_Chr_v1 encodes:
- the LOC125904236 gene encoding SH2 domain-containing adapter protein E-like: MAKWFKEFPINLKNGTDRIRSASESGSQPRANKAGLVASIGTKTPGSKTSHRKNSSSDNTGGGGGGVGSLLSGRNRKNSAVELSRNGVSSPKDGKVWDTLLSGKSRKNSKAEPVFEEQHRPLKSSPSANAYINRLIRVDKQDKSPNFNSGTITNQVVPEAEKPAQCKTETVIILEDYADPFDAQKTREQREAERVGENDGYMEPYDAQQMITEIRRRGSKDLLKVCVLMEASEGTVEEGQPAPLQIYDVPFEGRGDGDKTAVTRPELDPRPSTEYELPWEWKKEHIVRTLSAQFDSPERQTKDETPHPTLTRQPQHPPAQPQQQQQQQQQQQQHLRQKSWTQKILRSSPPTLSPPSTPGSNPETEACCVDPSLPLDKQSWYHGCVTRQEAEFQLQSCKEASFLVRNSESDNSKYSIALKTSQGCVHIIVAQTKENGYTLDQSSCVFPSIPEVVHHYCTQRLPFNGAEHMTLLHPVPRVH; this comes from the exons ATGGCAAAGTGGTTCAAGGAGTTCCCCATCAATCTGAAGAATGGTACCGACAGAATCCGCTCAGCCTCCGAGTCAGGCTCACAACCCAGAGCCAATAAAGCCGGGCTGGTGGCCAGCATTGGTACCAAAACACCAGGCTCCAAAACGAGCCATCGCAAAAACTCGTCTAGTGACAACACAGgcggaggaggtggaggagttgGGTCCCTCCTGTCCGGGAGAAACCGAAAGAACTCAGCCGTGGAGTTGAGCAGAAACGGTGTCAGCTCTCCGAAGGATGGCAAAGTTTGGGACACGCTCCTGTCTGGGAAAAGTCGCAAGAACTCCAAAGCGGAGCCGGTGTTTGAGGAGCAGCACAGACCTCTGAAAAGCTCCCCGTCTGCCAACGCTTACATCAACCGGCTGATCAGAGTGGACAAACAGGACAAAAGCCCCAACTTCAACAGCGGCACCATCACCAACCAAGTGGTACCTGAAGCAGAGAAACCAGCCCAGTGCAAGACAGAGACG GTGATCATCCTTGAGGATTACGCAGATCCCTTTGATGCTCAAAAGACCAGAGAGCAAAGGGAGGCGGAAAGGGTCGGGGAGAACGATGGCTACATGGAGCCTTACGATGCTCAGCAGATGATCACTG AGATCAGACGTCGTGGGTCCAAGGACCTGCTGAAGGTGTGTGTGCTGATGGAGGCGAGCGAGGGAACGGTAGAGGAAGGGCAGCCTGCGCCCTTGCAGATATATGACGTTCCATTCGAAGGAAGAGGTGACGGGGACAAGACGGCGGTCACACGGCCCGAGCTGGACCCCCGACCCTCCACTGAGTACGAGCTGCCCTGGGAGTGGAAGAAGGAGCACATTGTCAGAACTCTGTCAG CACAGTTTGACAGCCCCGAACGGCAAACCAAAGATGAGACGCCTCACCCCACACTCACAAGGCAGCCGCAACATCCCCCAGCtcagccacagcagcagcagcagcagcagcagcagcagcagcagcatctgaGGCAGAAAAGCTGGACCCAGAAGATCCTGCGATCCTCTCCTCCGACCCTGTCGCCACCCTCCACACCCGGCAGCAACCCTGAAACTGAGGCCTGCTGTGTTGACCCCTCCCTGCCCCTGGATAAacagag CTGGTACCATGGCTGTGTGACGCGTCAGGAGGCGGAGTTTCAGCTGCAGTCCTGCAAAGAGGCCAGCTTCCTGGTCAGGAACAGCGAGTCGGACAACAGCAAATACTCCATCGCCCTCAA GACGAGCCAAGGCTGCGTTCATATCATCGTTGCTCAGACAAAAGAAAACGGCTACACCCTGGACCAGAGCAGCTGCGTGTTCCCCAGCATCCCAGAGGTGGTGCACCACTACTGCACTCAGCGTCTGCCTTTCAATGGTGCCGAACACATGACTCTGCTGCACCCAGTGCCTCGCGTCCACTGA
- the pygo2 gene encoding pygopus homolog 2 isoform X2, with protein MKSPEKKKARKSTNQAAGFSHLTEFAPPPTPMVDHLVASNPFDDDFGPPSRPSGAGGPGGAPFLPSPGAGGGGGYGGGGRMGGGMGFMGGPGGPGGGQPGRRPPFGPPANAGPHHQLGFGGMPGFGGGGGGGSGGGGGGGGFPPGGPSQFNMPPNFSPPMHPGPGFNPMLSPGAMGGPGGGGPPHPRFGMPPQQQHGQGGHPFNSPPLPGGGGPRGPPHGPLPPMGGGMGPGMNMMGGMGGGPGGNMVGGLPGMPPQGQFPPSQDGPYPGPSPPGPGNEDGKNFGGGGAPPGPQQQQQQQQQQLNLNPNGPPPNNTTPGPPPNSGPPQPGGGFPGHPDVQQPNANTPGQPPSAPPQPNPNSSPTGPLNGSGQPQHPPPSQLQPPSNTNTPNSNNSTQQQQQQSTPPNSAPGSTPYNQQNNTPGAGGPMPNAAPNSGQNNMANNNGGNTPGSNPNPPSNSTSTPNTQSPLPPGPAAPSTGPGSGPGKLGGPGMVFPCGLCMAEVHDDQDAILCEASCQRWFHRDCTGLTEPAYGLLTRESAAVWACDFCIKTKDIQAVFVRQGLGQLVAANES; from the exons ATGAAGAGCCCAGAGAAGAAAAAGGCGAGGAAATCCACCAACCAG GCGGCAGGGTTCTCCCACCTCACTGAGTTTGCACCCCCTCCTACCCCCATGGTGGACCACCTGGTCGCCTCCAACCCCTTCGACGATGACTTCGGGCCCCCATCCCGACCCAGTGGGGCAGGTGGTCCAGGTGGTGCTCCATTTCTTCCCAGCCCAGGcgcaggtggaggaggtgggtaTGGCGGTGGAGGCAGAATGGGCGGAGGCATGGGTTTCATGGGAGGCCCGGGAGGACCAGGTGGTGGCCAGCCTGGACGGAGGCCACCGTTTGGCCCTCCAGCCAACGCTGGACCTCACCACCAGCTAGGCTTTGGAGGAATGCCTGGCTTTGGAGGTGGCGGTGGGGGCGGcagtgggggaggaggagggggtggtggatTCCCCCCTGGTGGCCCTTCTCAGTTCAACATGCCACCAAACTTCAGTCCACCCATGCACCCGGGGCCAGGATTCAATCCCATGTTGTCTCCGGGGGCTATGGGAGGTCCCGGAGGAGGGGGGCCACCCCACCCTCGGTTTGGCAtgcctccacagcagcagcatggacAGGGTGGACACCCATTTAACAGCCCACCATTACCTGGTGGTGGAGGCCCCAGGGGGCCCCCACACGGCCCCCTGCCTCCCATGGGAGGAGGCATGGGTCCTGGGATGAACATGATGGGTGGAATGGGTGGTGGGCCCGGGGGCAACATGGTGGGAGGGTTACCAGGTATGCCCCCTCAAGGACAGTTCCCTCCCTCACAGGATGGGCCCTACCCTGGCCCCAGTCCACCAGGGCCAGGCAATGAGGACGGAAAAAACTTTGGTGGAGGAGGAGCTCCACCTGggcctcagcagcagcaacaacagcagcagcaacagcttaACCTAAATCCCAATGGCCCCCCTCCTAATAATACAACTCCTGGCCCTCCTCCTAACTCCGGCCCACCCCAGCCAGGAGGAGGCTTCCCTGGCCATCCCGACGTCCAGCAGCCCAATGCCAATACACCTGGTCAGCCTCCATCAGCACCGCCGCAGCCTAACCCCAACTCTTCTCCTACTGGTCCCCTGAATGGATCAGGCCAGCCCCAACATCCACCACCCAGTCAGCTACAACCCCCCAGCAATACAAACACCCCCAACTCTAACAACTctacccagcagcagcagcaacaatcCACTCCACCTAACTCTGCTCCCGGCTCAACCCCGTACAACCAGCAGAACAACACTCCCGGTGCTGGTGGTCCCATGCCAAACGCGGCCCCCAATTCGGGTCAGAACAACATGGCCAACAACAACGGAGGCAACACTCCAGGCAGCAACCCCAATCCCCCATCTAACTCCACTTCGACCCCAAACACCCAGTCTCCCCTGCCCCCTGGTCCCGCTGCCCCCTCGACTGGGCCCGGCTCTGGCCCTGGAAAACTCGGCGGCCCCGGGATGGTCTTCCCCTGCGGCCTCTGTATGGCAGAGGTGCATGACGATCAAGACGCCATCTTGTGCGAGGCATCGTGCCAACGCTGGTTCCACCGTGACTGCACAGGCCTGACAGAGCCAGCATACGGGCTGCTGACTCGAGAGAGTGCTGCCGTTTGGGCCTGTGACTTCTGCATCAAGACCAAGGACATTCAGGCTGTGTTTGTGCGCCAGGGATTAGGCCAGCTGGTGGCAGCTAATGAGAGTTGA
- the pygo2 gene encoding pygopus homolog 2 isoform X1 — protein MAAESGRLLAGHGKRSKASQMKSPEKKKARKSTNQAAGFSHLTEFAPPPTPMVDHLVASNPFDDDFGPPSRPSGAGGPGGAPFLPSPGAGGGGGYGGGGRMGGGMGFMGGPGGPGGGQPGRRPPFGPPANAGPHHQLGFGGMPGFGGGGGGGSGGGGGGGGFPPGGPSQFNMPPNFSPPMHPGPGFNPMLSPGAMGGPGGGGPPHPRFGMPPQQQHGQGGHPFNSPPLPGGGGPRGPPHGPLPPMGGGMGPGMNMMGGMGGGPGGNMVGGLPGMPPQGQFPPSQDGPYPGPSPPGPGNEDGKNFGGGGAPPGPQQQQQQQQQQLNLNPNGPPPNNTTPGPPPNSGPPQPGGGFPGHPDVQQPNANTPGQPPSAPPQPNPNSSPTGPLNGSGQPQHPPPSQLQPPSNTNTPNSNNSTQQQQQQSTPPNSAPGSTPYNQQNNTPGAGGPMPNAAPNSGQNNMANNNGGNTPGSNPNPPSNSTSTPNTQSPLPPGPAAPSTGPGSGPGKLGGPGMVFPCGLCMAEVHDDQDAILCEASCQRWFHRDCTGLTEPAYGLLTRESAAVWACDFCIKTKDIQAVFVRQGLGQLVAANES, from the exons ATGGCTGCCGAATCGGGGAGACTACTGGCGGGACACGGAAAACGAAGCAAAG cTTCACAGATGAAGAGCCCAGAGAAGAAAAAGGCGAGGAAATCCACCAACCAG GCGGCAGGGTTCTCCCACCTCACTGAGTTTGCACCCCCTCCTACCCCCATGGTGGACCACCTGGTCGCCTCCAACCCCTTCGACGATGACTTCGGGCCCCCATCCCGACCCAGTGGGGCAGGTGGTCCAGGTGGTGCTCCATTTCTTCCCAGCCCAGGcgcaggtggaggaggtgggtaTGGCGGTGGAGGCAGAATGGGCGGAGGCATGGGTTTCATGGGAGGCCCGGGAGGACCAGGTGGTGGCCAGCCTGGACGGAGGCCACCGTTTGGCCCTCCAGCCAACGCTGGACCTCACCACCAGCTAGGCTTTGGAGGAATGCCTGGCTTTGGAGGTGGCGGTGGGGGCGGcagtgggggaggaggagggggtggtggatTCCCCCCTGGTGGCCCTTCTCAGTTCAACATGCCACCAAACTTCAGTCCACCCATGCACCCGGGGCCAGGATTCAATCCCATGTTGTCTCCGGGGGCTATGGGAGGTCCCGGAGGAGGGGGGCCACCCCACCCTCGGTTTGGCAtgcctccacagcagcagcatggacAGGGTGGACACCCATTTAACAGCCCACCATTACCTGGTGGTGGAGGCCCCAGGGGGCCCCCACACGGCCCCCTGCCTCCCATGGGAGGAGGCATGGGTCCTGGGATGAACATGATGGGTGGAATGGGTGGTGGGCCCGGGGGCAACATGGTGGGAGGGTTACCAGGTATGCCCCCTCAAGGACAGTTCCCTCCCTCACAGGATGGGCCCTACCCTGGCCCCAGTCCACCAGGGCCAGGCAATGAGGACGGAAAAAACTTTGGTGGAGGAGGAGCTCCACCTGggcctcagcagcagcaacaacagcagcagcaacagcttaACCTAAATCCCAATGGCCCCCCTCCTAATAATACAACTCCTGGCCCTCCTCCTAACTCCGGCCCACCCCAGCCAGGAGGAGGCTTCCCTGGCCATCCCGACGTCCAGCAGCCCAATGCCAATACACCTGGTCAGCCTCCATCAGCACCGCCGCAGCCTAACCCCAACTCTTCTCCTACTGGTCCCCTGAATGGATCAGGCCAGCCCCAACATCCACCACCCAGTCAGCTACAACCCCCCAGCAATACAAACACCCCCAACTCTAACAACTctacccagcagcagcagcaacaatcCACTCCACCTAACTCTGCTCCCGGCTCAACCCCGTACAACCAGCAGAACAACACTCCCGGTGCTGGTGGTCCCATGCCAAACGCGGCCCCCAATTCGGGTCAGAACAACATGGCCAACAACAACGGAGGCAACACTCCAGGCAGCAACCCCAATCCCCCATCTAACTCCACTTCGACCCCAAACACCCAGTCTCCCCTGCCCCCTGGTCCCGCTGCCCCCTCGACTGGGCCCGGCTCTGGCCCTGGAAAACTCGGCGGCCCCGGGATGGTCTTCCCCTGCGGCCTCTGTATGGCAGAGGTGCATGACGATCAAGACGCCATCTTGTGCGAGGCATCGTGCCAACGCTGGTTCCACCGTGACTGCACAGGCCTGACAGAGCCAGCATACGGGCTGCTGACTCGAGAGAGTGCTGCCGTTTGGGCCTGTGACTTCTGCATCAAGACCAAGGACATTCAGGCTGTGTTTGTGCGCCAGGGATTAGGCCAGCTGGTGGCAGCTAATGAGAGTTGA